The window TAGCCCTGACTCCCTTACAGGTTATGGTGAGACTCAAGTGATGAATGGACAAGAAAGCACCAAAAGATATGGAAATACCGGGGCGGTTATGGTGCCTCTATCTTGGACAGTGCTCACATGGGGACAAGGGAGGCATTAGCTCATTGGACTATGGTTTGTTTAGTATCAGCTGTCAAGATCCCATCTCGCCCTATAATATGTTCACAACTCATTTCAGAAAGCAGACCCGTGGGCTTCAAAATGGTTacagaaaaaaacctaaatagtAACAGCAATAATAACACAGTAACAGCAGCGACAATAATATAAGCTAACCTACAAGGAACACTTACTAAGTGCTTTACAATAGAAAGGAAAGGTTTAAGCCAATCAGAGCTGACAATTATTACATGCCAGGCAGGCACTATTCTAAATTTAGTCCTGTCACCTCATTTAACCCTCTCAACAGCTCTGTGAGGAAGGCACCAtgattatccccatttttcaggtgaggcacagagaagttaagtcacGTGCTCGGGGACATAACAGTAAGTACTGTCAGCCAAGGGAGCCTACAGGTGTCATTCATTTGTCTGTTTCCATCAGGTCCCCAAAGCCAGCACGTTCAGCCACCACCAGCAACCCTTCCAAGTTCACTGCGAAGTTTGGCGAGTCAGAGAAGTGCCCTCGATGCGGAAAGTCGGTGTATGCTGCTGAGAAGGTGATGGGAGGGGGCAAGGTACGACGTCGAGATGAGCCGAACGTCTACATGAGTTGCTTATCTGCACCGGATCAGCCGGGGGGGATGAGAGAACGAGGGAACTGTGGGTGGGAGCCAGGTCCTTCATTCTCTCCAGCTCCGAGGGGCCACTGTAGGAGCCGTCCCTCCTCACTCACTGTCCCAGACCGTGACTGTCACCTGCAGTGCCCTTGGAAACTAGACCTGGTGAACTGGATGCAACAAGCAGGAGCCCACTAGCTACCAGGCGCCCAGTAGCAGCCCTGGAGATAAAGACGCAGAAGCCCCCCTGTCCTTCAGTGTCTGCAACCCTTCCAGAAGCAGAAGGGTATCGCCATGACCTAACTCAGCCTGCTGCTGGCGCCCCCACGGGCGGGTAGGGCAAACGCCTCACAGCAGCTTGGAACTTCCTCATTCACAAATGTCCTGGCGATCGGGAGTCACCAGATGTCTGAGACAGTAACAGTAATGCACACTTGCTTTATAAGCTCCCCTATTCGCCAAAGGATTTGGGCCtgacaacagaaaaaaatccCGCTTATTCTAGATGAGGGGTGGCAGAGCCACGGAGAGCAGCGACTGACTTCAAATATCAGGGCGGTGTCCGCCCCGGGACTGGCCATTTGAAGACACACGAAAAGCCGTGGGCTGAGCCTGGCAGACACGCAGACGTGCAGCTGGCAGGCGGCCTGCGGGACGATCGCAGCCACGCACTCTTTCCACTGGAAATAGAATTAGAATGAGGATAAGTTACCTGGATAATTACCTGGTTCACTTTTCTTCTTTAACTTCACAGTTAATACAAATGTTACCCCTGTTCCAAAGCCAAGTCCTCCTCTCCTTGGTCTTCTAGTTTGTTCTGAAGGGTTTTACGCATGGAAATCACATTGATACGTTTATTTTTAGGGGTTCTGAGAATTTCTGGCCAAGTCCAtggcatctcattttttttaaaccctggAGAAATTATTCCGGGGACTGATGAGGTCCATGGACAGTCAAGACAGTGGCACTTTTATATGCAGCCAGTCAGGGTAGTGAACGTGGACATAGGATGTGCTGCCCACCGCATTAAACGTGTAACTAACTCTCCTGCTCTCCTGTGCCCCTCAGCCTTGGCACAAGACCTGTTTTCGCTGCGCCATCTGTGGGAAGAGTCTAGAGTCCACGAATGTCACTGACAAAGATGGGGAACTTTACTGCAAAGGTGAGTAGTTCTGGAGACTCGAGATGTTTTCCTGAGGAGGGTCCTTAGGAGAAGCTATGTCCAGGCCGGGAGGCATGTGTCTGCCAGGAGGCACGGCTGCTCAGCCTAAGCAGGGCCTGGGCTCTCAGGATGGAAGGCAAAACCACCTAAGGAAAAGAAATCAGCCGCCTGACCCAGCTCTGGTCCTCCCCATCGGAGCAGGTGGGGGGGAAGATGCTTGCAAAGGCTCAGTGGTTCAGGGCAGCGAGGTGCCCAGGGGGAGAGAGGATGAAGAGGAAGCCATGTTTGATTCTGGTTCTGGAAGAGGCTACAGCATACAAAGAGGCAAGTGATCAGCCTGGGGTGTTAGGAAAGGCTTCCAGAGGACAGGCTTCCTCTGGGTCTTGAGGTATGAATGTGGGTTTGGGCGGGGGGCCTTCCGGGAACAGGAAGCTGTGAGGGCAAAGGCCCCAAAGTTGGGGCATCATTCTGTGTGCCTGGAGAGTTGAGGAGGCAGTGGGCCAGCAATCCGGAGCCCGGTCGTGTCGACTCAAATGAGAAAATGTCTGTGAATGCAGTGAATTAAGTGCAAAGGGGTATAAACAATTCATATTCATATTAGAAGATCTAAAGAATTCAATTTACTTATAAATTACCTTAATAGTACATTTATCATAAAGGGTGCTTCTCAGATGTGAAGGGTCTGTCTCCAGACAGAAGGATCTGAAATAATGGTGCTAACAACCCATCCTGTCTCCCCGGTCCTGTTTTTGTTCCCAGTTTGCTACGCCAAGAATTTTGGCCCCACAGGTATTGGATTTGGAGGCCTCACACAACAAGTGGAAAAGAAAGAGTGAGCAAGGTACCGACTCTCAGATCCTTCATCCGCCTAAGACATTTTCCCAACAATCCTGCCCAGATGGACACCCTTCCCCAAACATCCTCTCGCTGGTCGTCAGATATTTCTCTCAGAAGTGGTCAGAGTCTGTACACAAAGCTAGGAGAGACCTTTGGAAGAAAATTTTTGAGTTTCATCTGTAACAAGTGTTTTATTATTTACGATTCCTGGGAAGGGAGAGGCAATAAATGTTCTATCAGTGCCTTGCATGTCTCtgggccttttcttttctttttttttttttttaagtgagaggaggggagatagtgagacagactcccgcacatgcCCTCACTgggatgctcgaatcaactgagctctttttagtgccagaggctgaTGCACTGAGAcgaaccaagctatcctcagtgcccagggccaatgctcgaaataatcaagcccctggctgcaagaggggaagagagagagagaaggggaagagggaggggaagagaagcggatggtcgcttctcatgtgtgccctgactgggaatcgaacccaggacgtccatatgccgggctgatgctctatccactgagccaaccaaccaatgCTGCCTTTTCTTTCAAATAGAGGGAAGTTTTTAAAAGTAGAGAGGTAGTTCAGAAAACTAGCTGCAAAGAGTATAAGAAGTTTCGGAGTGAGGAGGAATAAACAACGGCCAAAGGAAAGCAGTCGTCCAGAATCTGGCAGCTAGGCTGCTTTCTAGTTAGGGCTAATGGAGAAGAAAACAGGGTCCCGGCGAAAACAGACAGCGTGAGAACAAATCCGCAAAGGAAAGTCAAAACTAGCAGAACTGCTGAAGAGTAATCCTTTTGTCCTCGCACAAGCTTTGCAATGTTACACATTTTGTAAAAACTCGGAAAAGGCACCAAAGTGTGGTACTGACTTCTGAGTTGTAAATGACATGAAGGATGATTTTCTCTTATTCTGGAACAATTCCCCAGGGTTTAGCAATTTTCTTCAAACTTCCCTTACATCAAATTTCCAGCCTCACAAACGAAATGCAGCCAATTAAAGCTGTCTCCCTGCTGCCTCAGCAAGTCTCAGCAGCTGGAGTGTGTGTGTCCTCCTGCCTCCACGGTCCCCCACCTCAGCCCTCCTCCCACCGCTGGGCAAGGCCCAGTCACCTGGAGTAAGCGAAAACCTACTGATAAAAATTATGAAGCACTCAACTAAACCACGGGGTTTTCTATGCTCCAAGTCCCAAGAATGCTTTCTTTAAAACGAGCATTTATTCAGGGCTGCATACATGTTGTCACGGTCAAGGCCCTGCGCTGACTttattactcatttatttatcttttgatgctCAAAATGCAGTTACACCTGACCGTTTTCTCTATTTGATTGGCATTAATAGACTggttctaaaagaaaaattacctAGCAAAGATTGTGTCCCGTTccactttaaaagagaaaatgcagCTGTACGCTTGGCTTGTCCAGAGACCCTCACTGGGGTAATTCAGCCCCCAAGTTCCACCAAAACAGCCGGAGGATGCACATTTTACCTTCTCTGGGAAGGAAGTAGAGGACAATACACTTTTAATGTTAGCTTTTTAACCAGAGCTCGATAGGAATGCCATCCTTGTCAACTGAATAATTAATAATATCAGTGATCAACTGAACTAAATAAACCAAGTCCCCTTTAACCTGCACTGACTTTGAAAGCAATACACTACCCTGCCCTTCAGAAGGAAGTCCCCTACACTAGAGATGGGCAGGCCTGTGAAGGGGTGAAACGCACCTGTGACTTTACTACTGGACAATGtaaccctctcctcctctcctgcaccaTCCGCCTCCATAGGAGGCTGAGGCTAAAATCCTCGGTCATCCTTAGCTTGGCCCTGGCCCTCACTGTCCAAGCCTCCCTGATCCTGACTCCAAAATGTCTCCACAACACATCCCCTGCATTCCTATTCTTTGGAATGTGTCTCAGTCTGCTATGGCCCCCGTAACGAAGTCCCATGGAGTGGGTGATTGATACAACAGAAATGGCATTTTGGTAGTTCCAGCAGCAGGAAGCCTGAGATCAGGTGTTGGCCAAGTTGATTTCTTCTGCAgccttggcttgtagatgactGCCTTCCCGTGTCAGCCTTCCTGTCGTcttctaagtgtgtgtgtgtgtgtgtgtgtgtgtgtgtctgtgtgtgtccttACATTTTCTTCCAAGGACACCAGTGATATTAAATTAGGAAGTACAGTCACCCctcgccatatcacagttcactttttgcagtctcactgtatcacggatttttaaattgtatagatctaattttgtatcacagatttttttgctatatcatgggaaCTTTGCGGTATATAGGCATTTTTacgtatttattattttaattatttttgaggtgaaatagcattttctagccttaaaaaataaaaacaatataaaaaatattaattaaaagaatattaaaataaaataaaggcttaaaatatatataaataataaaataaatataaggtcactacttgacagattttcacctatcgcgggggtggggggtgttctgggacctaacccctgcaatagatgagggaccactgtacctGAATGATCTCATTTTAATCTAATTATctctgtaaagaccctatctccaaatacaatcacattccAAGGTCCTAGGAGTGAGGACTTCGACATATAAATTTGGAGGATGGGATAAAATTTGGCTCAGAACAGCATGTGACATAAGTTATTTTCACAAATGGGCCTTGAACTCAGCCCTCTAATTTAGCTTTAGACAGTCACTTCCATATAAACTCCACCTACACAGAAGACTTGAAGCTTTCAAAATAAGCAAAGTGCCCTGTGGGAGAATCTCCACATCTGTGGATGTAGAAGGCCCAGtggacactgaggccccaggaaATGATGGAGCCACTAGGTTGGGAAGGAGCTTGGCTCCTCACATGGAAAAGCACCCGCTAACAGCTAAATGGACTGACATGAAAGGGAGAAACATGCGCTATGTTGTGTTATGACACTAAGCTTTATGGGATATGCATTATAGCACTAACTCCTCTGACTGACACCCACCTGAAACATCGGACGTCTTACATCTGAGATACCCCCCTTCTCACTGTTCAGTGTCCACCCATTTAAATCACAGGGGCCAACCCCAGAATTTTGCTCAATATTCATGAAAGTGATTCCGATGTGGTATTTCCAGTGTGATTCTATAGATATTTGGGGAAAGAAATGAAGTTACAGCTAGATAGCTTAACAGTCACATTCCTCGGGCCCCAAATTGCATGACTGGGTTTGTCCTAGCTTTAAAACACAATGCAAACAAAACTTTCCTACTCACCCCCAAGCCAGGGCCTTCGCCTCTGCTTTCAGAGCCAAACTGTAAGACAAGGGCCCACTTAGTCCCGGTGCCTCGGCACTTGGCTTCCcagtccctccctgcccctcctcacCTCCTAATCATAAACTCTGTTCTTTCCTCAGCCGTTTCTCTCACCTCTCCTTCACTCATCACTACTTCCTCTTTGAGgttaatttttctctttgaattccAGGACACTGCACCCTATTGATTATCTTCTCACCCACCCTCCTCCcagtcctctcctcctccttctccgaGTCCCCAAATCCATATCCCGTAAGATCATGTCCCTGCCCTTCTCCTTCTCACActttattctgtgtgtgtgtgtgtgcgtgtgtgtgtgtgtgtgcactgtcACCTCTGGTCTCTTTTTCAAATTGATGTTCTCATTTCAGGAGGgtaactttctttttcattttcattttcatttcatttttctacctCTCTCCTGTGTCAATCTCATCTGTGCAGATGATCGTGGCCCCTTTTGGGCTGCCTTCCAGACTTTTCCACTGGATAGCCTGCAAGTACCTCAAACAATAGGCCCCAACCACCAAGCTCACCAGCTCGTCTCTCCGCAGTTTTCCTTACTTCTCAGATAGCATTGCCACCCTCTCATTCACTGGGTCCAACACCTCAGTCATCTTtgatccctcctcctcctcttccccaatTCCACCTGTCACCTAGTCCTGCCGCTGCACTTCTGTGCCTTTGTTACTTCTTGCCAGACCATTATTGAAAGCTTATCTCTAGCATTTTGTCAAGGTCCggtcagaaaaacagaaaccacactagtttttgttttttgacagagagaaaatAATGGGATTAGCTAACCAGCTGCTAATATTTTTGGAAATGTAAGGAGGAGCACAGTGACAACACAGAGACAACTGCAGGAGGCAGCCACCGCTTCTCATTGTCCCGGGAGACAGGGCAAGGTGCAGGCATCCTCATGTGGATGCCTGGTCACTGCTGGTGCTGCGAAGGGGGCACAATGGAGCTGCTTTGGGGAGAAAGCTAGACACCGATTCCACCTGCCACCGTCAAGGTGAAGGGCCACTGTTTGAACAATACTGAGAGGAACAGCCAGCAAGTACAATGGAGtaactctctcctcccctctttttttttcagtttactgACAGAACTTAATAGAAAGTCAGCTGGCAAGGAGACAGTTTTCAGGACTTTGGCCCCAGAACACACAACAGAGGATAGAAGGCACATATCCCTACCACagagcctctctgtctctctctgtagtCTACTTCCCAAAGATTTCTAAATAgccagcatttattgagcacttactatgtgccagttaTAATTCTAAGCAGTTTTTATGAACTATTACTTTAAACCTCTTTAAAACATTTGGAGGCATATATTATTATTACCCACAtactacaaatgaggaaactgaggcactagGAAGTTAAGTCATTTGCCCAGAGGGTAAAAGTAGGTTGTGACTGGTAGgtccaggattcaaacccaaggtGTCCAGTCATAAAACactgattctcaaactttttttttaactttcacacTGTGCACCTGAAGGAAAAACCAAAATAGAAAGGTGGAGGTAAGAGTCCTTCAGTAAAAATGATTCTCAAACCATAGCATGTATACCTAAGAATCATCCAGGGAACCTGAAGAAAATATGGATTCCAGAACTCACTTCTCAGACACTAATTTGGGAGGTCTGAGATGAGGAACTTAAAACTTTGAACACATGATCCTGGATGCcacactcccaccccaccccagcctggaTTCTGATGTAACTTGTCCATGGACCACAAGATGAGAATACTTACCCGGCCGGGGCTGGTGAGAGTGAAGATATAACTTGAAAAAGTCCTTCTGCTCCCCAGTTGAGAGTCAGTCTTCAAATACAACTCTGATCATATCATGTCCTGTTTCAAAATCCTTCAATTCATTCCACACACAGATTAACTTAAATATTTAGCAAACACATACTATGTGCTAGGCTAGGCAATATTCTATGTCTTGGGATACATTCAGTGAACAAAATGAAGCTCCCTGGTGGACCTTATATGCTAAGCGTTGGAGAGGGAGATGGGATAGAGTAGACATAATATAAATTAGATCATGTTAGGAGGTGGTAAgtgctacagaaaaaaatatagagagaaggGTAAAGAGGAGGAAATATGCAAGAGGACACGGCATCTTACAGAATGTCGGTGAGCTGAGGCCTCACCCAGAAGCTGACATCTGAAGAAAGCTGGAAGAAAGGCCCTTCCCCGTGGATATCTGTGGGGAGAGgattccaggcagagaacaggcaGGCAAGGGCCAATGGCAAAAGCATGCCTGGCAAGCGTGTGGGATCAGCCAGGGGGAGTGCAAAAGTGGAGCCCTGCAGGCCCCTGTGGGGCTTGGGTTCTTCTTCTGGTAAAATGAGGAGTCATTGGAGGGTTCTGCACTCGCTGAGGAGATGCATGATTCAATTTGTCTTTTACAAGGATCATTTTGGCTCCGTAGAGCCAGATGAGGGTGGAAGGGGACCAAACTAAGAGAACTGTAGTAACACAAACCAGAGGGGATGGGAACTGGAGCCTTTAGCAGCAATGGTGGCTGAAAGCATTCAGTGTTGGATGTATTTTAGAGGTAGAGCCAACAGGATTTCTTATAGAAATGAATCTAGGATATTATGAGGAAAAGTTATTCAAGAAAGAATGCTATGGTTTTGGCCTGAATTATTGAAAGGACGGAGTTTCCGATCAATTGCTATGAGGAAGGCTGAGGGTAAGGAATAGGGTCagccactttttatttcttttaaaatgtactatgttttggccctggcctgttggctcagtgatagagcatcggcctggcgtgcaggagtccctggttcgattcccggccagggcacacaggagaagcgcccatctgcttctccacccctccccctctccttcctctctgtctctctcttcccctcccgcagccaaggctccattggagcaaagctggcccaggcgctgaggatggctccatggcctctgcctcaggcgctagaatggctctggtcgcaacaccccagatgggcagagcatcgccccctggtgggcacgctgggtggatcccagtcgggcgcatgcgggagtctgactgcctccccgtttccaacttcagaaaaatacaaaaaaataaaataaaataaaaaaataaagtgtactatgttttattctatttttatctatttttcattTGTGTGAGTGAAGGCGGGGTAGAAGTCCAAAGCTCAGCTTCAATTTTGGACATGTTAAGTTTAAGATATACATTAGATATCTaaatgagacaagaagaaaaaaatatatagcttgaAAAATTCCTGTCTCCCAGGTGAGAATCAGTTCTCAAACCTAATTCTCATCAGATCACATCCCGTATTGattcaaaaaaaatcaaatattattgAGCACA is drawn from Saccopteryx leptura isolate mSacLep1 chromosome 1, mSacLep1_pri_phased_curated, whole genome shotgun sequence and contains these coding sequences:
- the CSRP3 gene encoding cysteine and glycine-rich protein 3, with amino-acid sequence MPNLGGGAKCGACEKTVYHAEEIQCNGRSFHKTCFQCMACRKALDSTTVAAHESEIYCKACYGRRYGPKGIGFGQGAGCLSTDTGEHLGLQFQESPKPARSATTSNPSKFTAKFGESEKCPRCGKSVYAAEKVMGGGKPWHKTCFRCAICGKSLESTNVTDKDGELYCKVCYAKNFGPTGIGFGGLTQQVEKKE